One Candidatus Omnitrophota bacterium DNA segment encodes these proteins:
- a CDS encoding sigma-70 family RNA polymerase sigma factor: protein MLFFCCQDVFNAIIIAMDDLKFVQGCIKGSKQSWSEFISHYSHLIYNYIYSVLSVKGRSVSAEQVEDIFQEIFHVLIKDNCKKLATYKAKNGCSLASWLRQVTINFTIDYLRKFKSTVSLDAQNEDGFSLGDTVEDLSADAVEFLNDKDRRKTLQECIGLLEPDEQFFLELLLNQELSLEEIKDCLKINRGAVDMRKSRIFRKLQDCFKNKGFLG from the coding sequence TTGTTATTTTTTTGTTGTCAGGATGTTTTTAATGCTATAATTATAGCCATGGATGACTTGAAGTTTGTCCAAGGCTGTATTAAAGGTAGCAAACAATCCTGGTCTGAGTTCATTTCTCATTATTCTCACCTAATTTATAACTATATTTATAGTGTTTTATCCGTTAAGGGTAGAAGTGTTTCAGCTGAACAGGTTGAAGATATCTTTCAGGAGATATTTCATGTTTTGATTAAGGATAACTGTAAGAAATTGGCTACTTATAAGGCAAAAAATGGTTGTTCCCTAGCTAGTTGGCTCAGGCAAGTTACTATTAACTTTACCATTGATTATCTGCGAAAGTTTAAATCCACAGTTTCTCTTGACGCCCAGAATGAGGATGGTTTTAGTTTAGGCGATACCGTAGAGGATCTTTCAGCCGATGCTGTTGAATTCTTGAATGATAAGGATAGGCGTAAGACTTTGCAGGAGTGTATTGGTTTACTTGAGCCTGATGAACAGTTTTTTCTTGAATTACTTCTGAATCAGGAGTTGAGCTTGGAAGAGATAAAGGATTGTCTTAAAATTAATCGCGGGGCTGTGGATATGCGCAAGAGCAGGATATTCCGGAAACTACAGGATTGTTTTAAAAACAAAGGCTTTTTAGGTTAG
- a CDS encoding CHAT domain-containing protein: protein MPHAENLILEVFKQDDSLKMGLFDQSQTAPTLRHYTQVGVSFVELKSLSMDMVGILNRLPKDEPSKIDQLKSLQKIGRLFWDHLLSRSIKEKLKNNPPCVLTLCLDDELIFIPWELIFDGVDFLCLKFSLGRLVRSKGDSTLLQYRDLPASLRMLILVNPNNDLKSAYAEGLNIKNQFGHKTKRVHVDFKSTNIDKNYVKKNLCDYDIVHFAGHCEFDRKEDKESGWVLSDGIFKVEDILKMGQSCSLPALVFSNACHSAQVKPVLIDSDYQRASYGMSSAFLFAGVRHYIGSIRKIEDNASLVFAREFYSKLITGISVGESLRLSKLKLVKEYGLNSLHWVNYLLYGDPGFIFFKIPRHREAKRKAGVFYKKLIIRASLFIFLVCMSILLVFWLPRINPRKIYLFLNSEVQYRRGNNQEAISLGEQLINKDQDFLAVYPVVANAYQRLGYRDKALKYYSDYMLKSEKANNKIHLVQAYIKLGWFYQLDGQYSKAKELYEKSISLSRQLKDKQNEAVALRKLAVWHIDKKNYEQALDLLTKSASINLESPNNTENAKNLASDYFDIGLVFANKDDYPAAKDFYIRSLKIFQRLKLNNELSDCYFNLGEIYFYEHEYQKALDYYFRGLKLDREQNNKVNLASGYNIIGELYLEIDDFAAAQNYFKQSLILSEEINSRLDLANANYNLGLLYKKQGRKNFAREYWRKAQQIYRVVDPDRFQETRTQLLELDAI from the coding sequence ATGCCTCATGCGGAAAATCTAATTTTAGAAGTCTTTAAGCAGGATGATTCGCTTAAGATGGGCTTGTTTGACCAGAGCCAAACTGCTCCTACCTTGCGCCATTATACTCAGGTAGGAGTTTCTTTTGTTGAATTGAAGTCATTAAGCATGGATATGGTTGGTATTTTGAACCGCCTTCCCAAAGATGAACCTTCTAAGATTGACCAGTTAAAAAGCCTGCAAAAGATTGGCCGTTTGTTTTGGGATCATCTGCTTAGCCGTTCAATTAAGGAAAAACTTAAAAATAACCCTCCTTGTGTATTAACTCTTTGTTTGGATGATGAACTTATTTTTATACCATGGGAATTGATTTTTGATGGTGTTGATTTTTTATGCCTGAAATTTAGCCTTGGACGATTAGTGCGTAGTAAGGGTGATTCTACCTTACTGCAGTATCGCGATCTACCAGCTAGCTTAAGGATGTTAATTTTGGTTAATCCCAATAATGACTTAAAATCCGCTTATGCTGAGGGTTTAAATATCAAAAATCAATTCGGCCATAAAACTAAAAGAGTTCATGTTGATTTTAAATCTACTAATATTGATAAAAACTATGTGAAGAAGAATCTTTGTGACTATGATATCGTGCATTTTGCCGGCCACTGTGAATTTGATAGAAAAGAGGATAAAGAGAGCGGATGGGTTTTAAGCGACGGGATCTTTAAAGTTGAGGATATTCTTAAGATGGGGCAGAGTTGTAGTTTGCCGGCTTTAGTCTTCTCCAATGCCTGCCATAGCGCGCAAGTCAAGCCAGTTTTGATAGATTCCGACTATCAAAGAGCCAGCTACGGTATGTCCAGCGCTTTTTTATTTGCCGGAGTCAGGCATTATATTGGATCTATCCGTAAAATTGAAGATAATGCTAGCCTTGTATTTGCACGGGAATTTTATTCAAAGCTTATTACGGGAATAAGTGTAGGGGAATCTTTACGTTTGTCTAAATTAAAGCTAGTAAAGGAATACGGTTTGAATAGTTTACATTGGGTAAATTATTTACTCTATGGTGATCCTGGATTTATCTTTTTTAAAATCCCACGGCATAGAGAAGCTAAACGCAAAGCAGGAGTTTTCTATAAGAAACTTATAATTAGGGCTAGTTTGTTTATTTTTCTGGTCTGTATGAGCATCCTTCTGGTGTTTTGGTTGCCTAGGATTAATCCACGAAAAATATATTTATTTCTTAACTCGGAGGTTCAGTACCGCAGAGGAAATAATCAGGAAGCGATTTCACTAGGGGAGCAGCTAATTAATAAAGATCAAGATTTCCTTGCGGTTTATCCTGTAGTTGCCAATGCTTACCAGCGTCTTGGTTATAGAGATAAAGCGCTAAAATACTATTCTGATTATATGCTTAAAAGTGAGAAAGCTAATAATAAAATCCACCTTGTTCAGGCTTATATCAAACTGGGTTGGTTTTATCAATTGGATGGGCAATATTCTAAGGCAAAAGAATTATACGAAAAGTCGATAAGCTTAAGCCGTCAATTAAAAGATAAGCAAAATGAAGCGGTGGCACTAAGGAAGTTAGCTGTTTGGCATATCGATAAGAAAAATTATGAGCAAGCTTTGGATCTTTTGACCAAAAGTGCTTCAATTAACCTGGAGAGCCCTAATAATACGGAAAATGCTAAGAATTTAGCAAGCGATTATTTTGATATCGGTTTAGTTTTCGCTAATAAAGATGATTACCCAGCAGCAAAAGACTTTTACATTAGAAGCCTTAAGATTTTCCAACGGTTAAAACTTAATAATGAATTAAGCGATTGTTATTTTAATTTGGGGGAGATCTATTTTTACGAGCATGAGTATCAGAAAGCGCTAGATTATTATTTTAGAGGATTAAAATTAGATCGAGAACAAAATAACAAAGTTAATTTAGCTAGCGGTTATAATATAATAGGAGAACTTTATTTGGAAATTGATGATTTTGCTGCGGCGCAAAACTATTTTAAACAATCGCTCATATTATCAGAAGAGATTAATAGCCGCCTTGATTTGGCAAATGCTAATTATAACCTTGGGCTATTATATAAGAAACAAGGGAGGAAGAACTTTGCCAGAGAATATTGGCGCAAAGCACAACAGATATATCGAGTAGTTGATCCAGATAGATTTCAGGAAACCCGGACACAATTGCTGGAGTTAGACGCTATTTAA
- a CDS encoding Rrf2 family transcriptional regulator, producing MRITYKGDYALKALLDLAIHYEHGLSTIHDIAKRINAPVKFLEQVLLELKNGGYVESRRGKVGGYLLAKAPGQITLGEIVRFIDGPIEPIACVEKNYTGCADVYKCVFREIWSDVGIAISEIVDNITFEKLASDMQASRKTVAYQI from the coding sequence ATGAGAATAACATATAAAGGTGATTATGCATTGAAAGCGCTACTGGATTTAGCTATACATTATGAGCATGGTTTATCAACTATTCATGATATTGCTAAGCGTATTAATGCTCCGGTTAAGTTCTTGGAACAGGTGCTTCTGGAGTTGAAAAATGGTGGTTATGTGGAGAGTAGGAGAGGTAAGGTTGGAGGTTATCTACTGGCAAAAGCTCCAGGCCAAATTACACTTGGAGAGATCGTAAGGTTTATCGATGGGCCTATTGAACCGATAGCTTGTGTTGAAAAAAATTATACTGGCTGTGCTGATGTGTATAAGTGTGTATTCCGTGAAATTTGGTCCGATGTAGGTATCGCTATTTCGGAAATAGTAGATAATATTACATTTGAGAAACTTGCCAGTGATATGCAAGCCAGCAGAAAAACAGTAGCTTATCAAATTTAA
- a CDS encoding phosphoadenylyl-sulfate reductase, with the protein MSLLDNKDDLKELVETLNFKEKVDRSKQLIKEAYACYGDSLVVANSLGKDSVAVWDLAKKVDPKIRGFIVTTRFKPAGTIAFMKEEVARYPELKVYQNDSQIPDKLYETEPDKCCDILKVEPVKRSIEEMHVKCWVTGLRCTEGRTRTDFKEVEERDKGLIKLNPILIWKEREVWQYLALYQVPVNPLYAEGYRSLGCAPCTKITNDDNERAGRWIGTSKCGGECGIHTRSLKTGISAKGI; encoded by the coding sequence ATGAGCTTATTAGATAATAAGGATGATTTAAAAGAGTTGGTGGAAACGTTAAATTTTAAGGAGAAGGTAGACAGATCAAAACAGCTAATCAAAGAAGCTTATGCGTGTTATGGAGATTCGCTGGTAGTCGCGAATAGTTTGGGTAAGGATTCGGTGGCAGTATGGGATTTAGCAAAAAAGGTAGATCCAAAAATCCGCGGTTTTATCGTTACCACTAGGTTTAAACCTGCGGGAACGATAGCATTTATGAAGGAAGAAGTAGCAAGATATCCTGAATTAAAAGTTTATCAAAATGATTCCCAGATTCCAGATAAATTATATGAAACTGAGCCGGATAAATGTTGTGATATTCTAAAAGTTGAACCTGTGAAAAGATCTATTGAAGAGATGCATGTGAAATGTTGGGTAACGGGATTACGCTGTACTGAAGGGCGCACTCGTACTGATTTTAAAGAAGTAGAGGAAAGGGATAAGGGGTTGATTAAACTCAATCCTATTCTTATTTGGAAAGAGCGTGAAGTCTGGCAGTATCTGGCATTGTATCAGGTGCCGGTTAATCCATTGTATGCAGAAGGATATCGCTCGCTTGGTTGTGCGCCTTGCACAAAGATTACCAATGATGATAATGAGCGCGCCGGCCGCTGGATTGGCACTAGTAAATGTGGCGGAGAGTGCGGTATACATACCCGATCGTTAAAAACTGGAATAAGCGCAAAGGGGATCTAA
- a CDS encoding inorganic phosphate transporter gives MIKLSLLIGLVIFFAINMGASGIAPSFAAVYGAKLIKKKKTIILFSIFVVLGAILLGRNVSLTLGKNLLPKEFLTFNTVLVIIASATLSLFLANILKIPQSTSQVTVGAITGVGLYFKYLYFKVLLIKIIPMWIILPSASYIFTFFLYRIIYPPRHGNLYIYEKLFAHDKKIKITGILVSCYVAFAIGSNNVANAVGPLFGANIVGIMPGLIIVGPLFGIGAILLGEGNMDTAGKEIVPLGILSSTIVSFVTATLLIFASLLGIPQSLVQLNMCSIFAISSLKNGHKTTLDSHLAKKTFFVWAITPILSIAISYLLLFLINKIG, from the coding sequence TTGATTAAGCTGTCTTTATTAATAGGCTTAGTTATATTTTTTGCTATAAACATGGGAGCTAGCGGTATAGCCCCCTCGTTTGCCGCAGTTTATGGGGCAAAGTTAATCAAAAAAAAGAAGACGATAATCCTCTTTAGCATCTTTGTTGTTTTAGGAGCGATTCTTTTGGGCCGTAATGTCAGTCTTACATTAGGTAAGAATTTGTTACCAAAAGAATTCCTGACTTTTAATACGGTATTAGTAATTATTGCTTCTGCAACTTTGAGCCTATTTCTAGCCAATATTTTAAAAATACCTCAGTCTACCAGCCAGGTAACGGTAGGGGCTATTACGGGAGTGGGATTATATTTCAAATACCTTTATTTTAAAGTTTTGTTAATTAAGATAATTCCTATGTGGATTATCCTTCCTTCAGCATCATATATTTTTACTTTCTTTTTATATAGGATTATTTACCCTCCCCGACATGGAAATTTATATATTTATGAAAAATTATTTGCGCATGATAAGAAGATAAAAATTACCGGAATTTTGGTAAGTTGCTATGTTGCTTTCGCTATCGGATCGAATAATGTGGCCAATGCTGTTGGTCCTTTGTTTGGCGCAAATATTGTTGGTATAATGCCGGGATTGATTATTGTGGGACCACTTTTTGGAATAGGTGCTATATTACTGGGAGAAGGTAATATGGATACGGCCGGTAAAGAGATAGTTCCTTTAGGTATACTTTCTAGTACTATCGTGTCCTTTGTGACTGCTACGCTTTTAATTTTTGCGTCTTTATTAGGGATACCACAATCATTGGTTCAACTTAATATGTGTTCTATTTTTGCTATTAGTTCACTAAAAAACGGCCATAAAACCACTTTAGACTCTCATTTAGCTAAAAAAACATTTTTTGTGTGGGCTATTACTCCTATATTGTCAATAGCAATATCATATTTGTTATTATTTCTAATAAACAAGATTGGATAG
- the cysK gene encoding cysteine synthase A translates to MPFSNKIANNVIELIGNTPLVRLNRLVKQDSAQVLAKLEYFNPGGSLKDRICFSMIEDAEKKGLLKEGFTIIEPTSGNTGIGLAMISAVKGYKCILTMPEAMSLERIYILKSYGAQVVLTAAQEGMNGAIKKAEQIFKKTPNAFMLHQFKNLSNPQAHRKTTAVEILEATQGNLDAFVVGVGTGGTITGVGEILKKHNPSIRIVAVEPKNSPVLSGGKAGPHKIQGIGAGFIPEILNLGIIDSIIQVKDEDAFKVSKLLAKDEGIFAGISAGAAVWAALKVAEELGKGKTVVTVLPDTGERYFSMHQYFEA, encoded by the coding sequence ATGCCTTTTTCTAATAAGATTGCTAATAATGTTATTGAGTTGATTGGTAATACTCCATTGGTAAGACTTAATCGTCTGGTCAAACAGGATTCTGCACAAGTTTTAGCAAAATTAGAGTATTTTAATCCCGGAGGGAGCTTAAAAGACAGAATTTGTTTCTCAATGATTGAGGATGCAGAAAAAAAAGGGTTACTCAAAGAAGGATTTACGATTATTGAACCGACATCAGGCAATACTGGGATTGGTTTAGCGATGATTTCGGCAGTTAAGGGATATAAGTGTATTCTCACGATGCCAGAGGCAATGAGTTTGGAAAGAATATATATACTTAAATCTTATGGAGCCCAGGTTGTGCTAACTGCGGCTCAGGAAGGTATGAACGGAGCAATAAAGAAAGCTGAACAAATATTTAAGAAAACTCCTAATGCTTTTATGTTGCATCAGTTTAAAAATCTTTCTAATCCGCAGGCGCATCGTAAAACAACGGCAGTTGAGATATTAGAAGCTACCCAAGGTAATTTAGATGCTTTTGTGGTAGGAGTCGGTACAGGAGGAACAATTACTGGAGTTGGTGAAATTTTAAAGAAACATAATCCATCTATAAGGATAGTTGCTGTTGAGCCTAAGAATAGCCCTGTTTTGTCAGGCGGAAAAGCGGGCCCGCATAAAATTCAAGGGATTGGTGCTGGGTTTATTCCGGAGATATTAAATTTAGGTATTATTGATTCTATAATTCAAGTCAAAGATGAAGATGCTTTTAAGGTTTCAAAGTTACTTGCTAAGGATGAGGGTATCTTCGCTGGGATTTCTGCTGGTGCAGCTGTGTGGGCTGCTTTAAAGGTTGCGGAAGAACTGGGAAAAGGTAAAACAGTAGTTACGGTATTGCCGGATACTGGAGAAAGATATTTCTCTATGCACCAATATTTCGAGGCTTAG
- the thiS gene encoding sulfur carrier protein ThiS, producing the protein MKIKLNGKDRLIDDQNSSITNLLRIANVENPQMVSVQLNGEFVDKVKFDKIRLKENDQLDFLYFMGGGSQLKFITRILHTKFLKEDPHGSLHMPVYDDVTFEFKTAEDLELAFSGRKQAHMYSRISNPTVEHFEQKVKMMSDALGVMALSSGMAAISNTILTIAKAGDNIITSKHLFGNTYSLFEKTLKDWGLKTRYTDLTKPKDVASLIDNKTKAIFLETITNPQLEVADILSLSKIAKKTNILLIADTTMTPPYIFSARDFRVDIEVISSTKWISGGATSVGGLIIDYGIYDWKKNDKLKNDAVKFGPFAFISRLRREVYRNIGACMSAHNAYLQSLGLETLPLRLDVACANTQKIAEFLKQAKQVKSVNYPGLKGSLFYKIARKQFGEKPGAVLTFNLGSKSECFRFLNNLKLIRRATNLQDSRSLILHPASTIFCEYDDKLKKEMGVGDTLIRLAVGIEDCRDLISDIKQALEGI; encoded by the coding sequence ATGAAAATTAAATTAAATGGTAAAGATCGGTTGATTGATGATCAAAATTCATCGATTACTAATTTACTGAGGATAGCTAATGTAGAAAACCCCCAAATGGTTTCTGTCCAACTCAATGGCGAGTTTGTGGATAAGGTAAAATTTGATAAGATTCGACTGAAAGAGAATGATCAGCTGGATTTTCTTTACTTTATGGGAGGCGGAAGCCAGTTAAAATTTATTACCCGGATCTTGCATACGAAATTCCTTAAAGAGGACCCACATGGATCTTTACATATGCCGGTTTATGATGATGTGACTTTTGAGTTTAAAACTGCTGAAGACTTGGAGTTGGCCTTCTCAGGTAGGAAGCAGGCGCATATGTATTCCCGAATAAGTAATCCGACAGTTGAGCATTTCGAGCAAAAGGTTAAAATGATGTCTGATGCTTTAGGAGTTATGGCTCTTTCTTCTGGGATGGCGGCGATCTCTAATACGATATTAACTATAGCAAAAGCAGGGGATAATATTATTACCAGCAAGCATCTTTTTGGCAATACTTATTCGTTGTTTGAAAAAACTTTAAAGGATTGGGGGCTTAAGACGCGCTATACTGATTTAACTAAGCCTAAGGATGTGGCAAGCCTTATTGACAATAAAACAAAAGCGATATTTTTAGAGACAATTACCAATCCTCAACTTGAGGTGGCTGATATTTTGTCTCTTTCTAAAATAGCCAAAAAAACAAATATCTTACTTATCGCCGATACCACGATGACACCGCCGTATATTTTTTCGGCTCGCGATTTTAGGGTGGATATCGAAGTTATCTCAAGCACCAAATGGATCTCTGGTGGTGCTACTAGTGTTGGCGGATTGATTATTGATTATGGTATCTATGATTGGAAGAAGAATGATAAGCTCAAAAACGATGCAGTCAAATTCGGGCCTTTTGCTTTTATCAGCCGGCTTAGGCGTGAAGTATATAGGAATATTGGAGCCTGTATGTCTGCGCATAATGCTTATTTGCAAAGCCTAGGCCTTGAAACATTGCCGCTTAGACTTGATGTTGCTTGCGCCAATACTCAGAAGATTGCTGAATTTTTGAAGCAAGCAAAGCAGGTAAAAAGCGTGAATTATCCTGGGCTTAAAGGATCACTTTTTTATAAAATCGCCCGCAAGCAGTTCGGTGAAAAACCGGGTGCGGTTTTAACTTTTAACCTGGGGTCAAAAAGCGAATGTTTTAGATTTCTGAATAATTTAAAACTTATCCGACGTGCCACTAATCTGCAGGATAGCCGTTCTTTAATTTTGCATCCGGCTTCAACGATCTTCTGCGAATATGATGATAAGTTAAAAAAAGAGATGGGGGTTGGCGATACATTGATCCGGCTGGCTGTCGGGATTGAAGATTGCCGTGATTTAATCTCCGATATCAAGCAGGCCTTGGAGGGTATATAA
- the moeB gene encoding molybdopterin-synthase adenylyltransferase MoeB, giving the protein MDFTEQQIERYSRHIILSDVGVEGQEKILNSKVLIIGAGGLGAPAALYLAAAGVGTIGLVDGDNVELSNLQRQVIHFNPDVGKPKVFSAQEKISLINPDVKVNTYQTRVYSGNIEGIIKDYDFIIDGTDNFAAKFLINDACVFVAKPFSHGGVLRFDGQSMTYVPGQACYRCVFGSPPPKGAVSTCSQAGILGAVAGMLGTIQATEALKFILRKGDLLINRLLIFNALDMKFRQAQFRRNPDCPVCGNNPTIKELVDEELPACDLKKK; this is encoded by the coding sequence ATGGATTTTACTGAACAACAGATAGAGCGTTATAGCCGCCACATTATTCTTAGTGATGTTGGTGTTGAGGGCCAGGAAAAAATTTTAAACAGTAAGGTGCTTATTATTGGAGCTGGTGGGCTTGGTGCACCGGCCGCTTTATATCTGGCAGCTGCAGGAGTGGGCACTATTGGGTTAGTCGATGGCGATAACGTTGAATTATCAAACCTGCAACGTCAGGTAATACACTTTAATCCTGATGTTGGTAAACCTAAGGTGTTTTCTGCTCAAGAAAAGATATCTTTAATAAATCCCGACGTAAAAGTAAATACGTATCAAACTAGGGTTTATTCAGGTAATATTGAAGGGATTATTAAGGATTATGATTTCATTATTGATGGCACAGATAATTTTGCCGCTAAATTTTTGATTAATGATGCCTGTGTATTTGTTGCTAAGCCTTTTTCCCATGGAGGAGTCTTACGTTTTGACGGACAGAGTATGACTTATGTGCCTGGCCAGGCATGCTATCGATGTGTATTCGGTTCACCTCCTCCAAAAGGCGCAGTGTCCACTTGTTCACAAGCCGGTATTCTTGGGGCTGTTGCCGGGATGTTGGGTACAATTCAGGCAACTGAGGCATTAAAATTTATTCTCAGAAAAGGAGATCTTCTTATAAATCGCCTGTTGATTTTTAATGCATTGGATATGAAGTTTCGCCAGGCACAATTTAGAAGAAATCCGGATTGTCCGGTTTGTGGTAATAATCCAACTATTAAAGAATTGGTTGATGAAGAATTGCCTGCTTGTGATTTGAAAAAGAAATGA
- a CDS encoding M67 family metallopeptidase gives MRIINKVIREIIDHAKKESPLEACGYLGAKDGIIIKKFTLTNIDKSSEHFSFDPKEQFIAVKDARAQGLDLCAVYHSHPSSLARPSQEDIKLAYDPAMNYFIVSLLGVKEDVRVFSIKNGEVNEISLEAVDDKRV, from the coding sequence ATGAGAATAATAAATAAGGTTATTAGGGAGATAATAGATCACGCTAAAAAAGAATCCCCACTTGAAGCATGTGGGTATCTTGGCGCTAAAGACGGCATAATCATTAAAAAATTTACGTTGACCAATATTGATAAAAGCAGCGAGCATTTTTCTTTTGATCCAAAAGAACAATTTATAGCAGTTAAAGATGCCCGAGCACAGGGATTGGATTTGTGCGCTGTGTATCACAGCCATCCATCCAGTCTTGCCCGTCCATCACAAGAAGATATAAAATTGGCATATGACCCGGCTATGAATTATTTTATTGTTTCTTTGTTAGGGGTGAAAGAAGATGTGCGGGTATTTTCAATAAAAAATGGCGAAGTTAACGAAATTAGTTTGGAGGCCGTTGATGATAAAAGGGTATGA